DNA sequence from the Patescibacteria group bacterium genome:
ATAGGACCAATTACCACTATCATCAGTCTTGGTGGTAAATTCTTCTGGATCATTTTTACCGCTGGCAATAAAAATTTTAACAGTCACTCTTGGATAAAAACTAGTTCCCTGAATTACCAAGTCTTCTGCTTTGGTAATTAATTTAGGGATACTACTAATAATCGGCGCTCGCAAAGGATCAATCATGAACATAGCGGCTGACGTCGCGATGTTATTCGCCTTATCAATGGCAGTAATTTCAATTTTACGCTCACCTGGTTCAAGTGGAGTTAATTGATAGTAACCCTTATCCACCTCTTCTGGTTTTACCTGTTCTAATTTATTGTCTATTTTTACAGTATAATGATCGATTCCGGAAGCGACATCTTTAGTCCTAAAACGTAAACGTGGTGCCGGATTAGTGGTGTCTCCACCAGTGTCCACGGTAATAGAAAAATTCTCTGGCGGTGTCACATCAATCATGAATTTACGGTGTGAAGGCTGACTCCAACCAGCTTTATTCTTATACTTTAAATGGAAATACCATTCACCGTCTTTAGTATTTTCAAATATTTTTGATTCAATTACGCTTTCCATGGTCGTGCCAGGGTCGGTCGTTGGTTTACTGTCAATGACATAATTAATACCAACTAAATCAGGCAACAACTTCCAAATAAACTCTGGCTTATTGTTTTGATACCAAATAGTTGTTTCTTGATGAGTCTTAGAACTAATTTCTGGCAATGGTGGCAAAAGTCCTGAATTATCACCAGTTGTTGTCGGAGTTTCCTTTTTCGGTTCTTCTTTTTTCGGTTCTTCTTTTTTAGCCGCCTCTTTAATAGTGAATTTAGCATTACCAAATCCGCTAAAAATATTTGTTCCCCTACCATCAGCCGCTAAAATTGTTCCTGAGGTGAAAGTTACATTTGTGTCACCAACCTTTTTAGTGCTAAAGGTGACACTAAAAACCTCACCAGCTGTACCCTTATAAGAGCTTGGGGATCCACCGCCAAAAGTAATTGTGCCAGCCGTATTGGAATATGTCGGTTCCGTTGTCCATAGATTGAATATTGAACTTCCTTTAGAAACTGCTGTTACCAACAAAGCGCTTGAATCATATTTAAGAGAGCCTTCACCAGCGTTAATACCAACTCCGCCGCCACTGTTGATCATTACCTTGACTGTAAAGTTCTTACCAAGATCATATGAGCCGGTACTAGGTGAAACAAAAAGAGTAGCTCCAGCTGCACTAACCGGACTACCCAACCATGGCAAAATTGCCATATTAAAAATAAAAAATAATAATAATTTAATTTTTTTCCTCCTTATCATAATATCGTGTTTAGGCCCGCCGTCACGGACAAAATTATTTATTAAAAATTATTTCTCATTCAGCGCAAACAGAGAGAATTAAAATCCATTCCTTAAACTTCTAGCAATAATTTCTGCTTCTACCGAACTAAGATCCACGTTAATCTTCTTTCGTCCTCCTCCTTGCAAACGCAATAATGGCAACCTTAAGATTAAAACTCCTTTTTTAAATTTTGCACTTACATTTGCCACATTAACCTCTTGCGGTAGAATGATTTGGCGATAAAATGGTCCCCACTGACATTCTTGACGTAAATATTTTTTTTCCACGAATTCACCCGTCTCCTCTTCTGGTAATTTTGGCAATTCTCTTTTTCCCTGAATAGTGACTACGTCATTTTCATTCTCGATTGTAATATTAACCTCGCTAATATTAATACCGGGAATCGGTGCATAAACAATCACTTCAGTCGGTGTTTGAAAAATATCCACGCTCAACTGCATAAAACCAGACGCCTTTTTCGGTTGCCCAGTTTTAACTTCACCAGAAGCATCTTGATGCCCCTCCTCAACTTTTACTTTTAATTTATCTAAAAAACTCATATTAACTTAAAGTTATCAACAGATTATTTTTATATTTAGATTATACCACAAAATTCAAAAAAAATAAATTTTCTAACCCCTACCCAGTCCAATAGAACATCATAATTGAAAAGTCAATTAAATCAACCTTGCCGCTATTGTTTTGGTCAGCGCAAACGTCGGCGGTATTCCAATTGTAAAGCAAGATGGAAAAATCAACGATGTTTACTTTGCCATCTTGATTTAAATCACCCCCAGAGCACGCGCCAGCAGGTTTTTGTTCAGCTATCACATTCAAATTATACTCCAGCGCCTGCGAAAAGCCGCTAGTGCCCGCTCCAGTTACAGTAATTCTCGCTTTTACCAAGTATTGGCCGCTTGCCAACTTGCTCGTATCAATATTAGTGCTCCATCTACCATTCACATCAGCCATAGATGTTGCCTTTATAATTTCAGATGCTAATACTGCGGTCGTTTTTTTGGGATAAAGCCAGGCCTCCACACTCGCTAGTGGCACTGCCCCTCCATAAACATTTAGCATAACACTGGATTGATTATTAATTGCAATTGTGGGCGCTAAAATTATATCTGAAACGGTAGTTTGGGTATCTTGCTGAATAAAAAAGGTCGTAGAATAAGTAACCGACCTACTTCCCAACGAATCATTAGCCCACAAACCAAATGAATAAGTGCCTTGACTTAAATCTTCTAAAAATCCCTTAAAAACACCCTTGGCATCTGTCTTGATCAAGCCAGCCGTCTGCCCGTCCTTTAACACATTGACATCCGTATTCGGATACGCAAATCCTATTAAAATAACCCCTGGCGCGCCTGGCAATGGCGGATAAGGCAAATAACTCCCGCCACCAGAACCTATTAAAGTACCTGTGCCGCCGCCGGAACCGCCGCCGGAACCGCCGCTACCAGATGATGTACCACCACCACCGGTGTTAGTGCCTGGGCCGGTCCCTGGGCCAATGCCATCTCCCGTACCACCACCGGAACCAGTGCCTCCCGCACCATCGCCAGATAAGTCCCCGGAACTCCCGGAAACTGCTGTAATACTAAATGTTATATCATAGTCAACGCATTCTTCTACTACCGGAATAAAGAAATTGGTGGTCACACCAACTATTTCATCATATGTTGATGATGCAATCTGATAATGACACTCACTCACGTCATCTCCGCTTCCATTACCATCATCACAGCGAACAAAAAAATTATATGTACCACCAGCACCCAAACCATTAAGTAAAACTGTATGATAATAGCTTTTTTCACCACCGACATAAGAAAAACTATTAGTCATTAAAGCATAAGGAGTCCCCGAGGCTGTTGAATAACGACAAAAGCCTTTATAATTGGTCATCAAGGACATAATAGTTTGCGTGGTGCCAAAACTCAACCAACCACTTGGTGAACCATCCATTGCCTTACGCATAATATAACTACTTGTTTTGACTGGATTAACAATCGCCACCCTGGTACTGCCACCCTCTATTCTAACACCGTTCTCGCTATAAGTATCAACATAAATAATTCGCGACTCAATCTGTCCAGGATTAAGAATTCCCCTATCACCAACATCTCCATATTGTGCATTTTTGCCCAAAAGAATGCGGACATAATCACCGGCTGCCACCCCTGTAGATGTGTTTAAATCAATAAAAACTTTAGCTTGACCACTTGTTAAAACCGCCGAGGCACGATCAGAGATAATATTTTGAAATTCTGAAACTTCCCTGTCCATAAAGGGACCATTAAACGTTGGTCCGGTCGCAAAATCAACATCAGTATAATCGAAACCATCTTCGAGCGTAAAATAGCCTGGATCAAAAACAACTTGCACCTTGCCTCCGGCTGGAATACCTTTAGAAACTTTAAAAATAAATTCATGGTTCGCAAGAACGTCAGGATTAGAAGTGGAAATTCGATCAGTCAAACTAGTCATCGCAGAAAGACTATATGCAAAAAAAAGCGAAACAACCGCCAAGAGAAAATAAATAATTTTTGTATCCTTAATTAATCTCATGAAAATAATTTTGATTTTTGAGTCATTTTTTAATTAATTAATTTTTAAATCCCGTCATTCAAAATTTGAAATTAAAAATTCAAAATTAGTACTATTTTACACATCTAAATCCAATGCCCGCACCAGCAAATGATGGTGGTGATACTAAATACATTGCGTAAACACCTGCTCCAGCACCATTATCCCAATAACCACCACGCGCCATACCCCTTAAGCCGGCATTTTTTATCCAAAAATAATCACTATTAAAATTAGCGTCCGCCTTGTCTTGATTTGTCTCCACTGATAAACCATTAATATCTACGGACATGATATTGCCTGATTCCGGTAATTTTTTTCCCTCATAAATACCGTCATTAATCTCTTCCTTGACCCACTCCCAAACATTGCCCACCATATCATAGGCGCCGGCCGCCGATACGCAATTTTTACCAGATCCGGTTAGGCCTGGCTGCTCGCTCCAATTATTTTTTACATGACAATCATCAATACTCCACTGCGTCTCCAAATCTGGCGTACCCAATGAGGCTAAATACCACTCCTCATTACTGGGCAAGCGCTTACCCGCTTTCGCACAAGCAGTCATTGCCTGCGTTTGTGAAATAAAACGCCACGGTTTTTTATCAGGTAACGAGTCGGCCATGCACTCTTTTCGATTAACATTATCTCGACTGTCTAATTGATTAACTACTTCCTGATTTGGACAATCCTTTCCTGGCGACGCTTCATACTCATCGATACAAAATCCACCTTTGTCGGTCGCAATAAAAACCATATTAACAGGACACAAGTCGGACGACTTATTGCCAACCATCCTACCAACTAAGGATTCAGAAAAATTATCATAATGATCAGCCGCGTCAATACCAATAGTTACCAAAAACAACGCGACCACACTAATTATTAATGATTTTATTATTTTAGACATTATTTATTGTTAAATTTAAATTCTACCGTTTCTTCGTCTGTGAAAATCCATGAAAAAATTTACTACTATTAAAACTAATAACACTATCACACCTATGCCAGTCGCATAAATTATACGATTCTGAACTATATCAGTGCTACTTAAATTTTTTTCTCGACTAGCCAATGCCTGCTCTCTCTCGTTCAGATTATTTTCCTTTTCTTTAAGTTGGATCGCTAATTTACTGAAAGGATTTTCCGGAATACTTACCGACATGCCGACCGCCTGACTAAATTGGGCGCCAAAAAATTTACCAATATTCAAGGGATTGGCTCCGAGGATGTTAAAAAACGATAAAAAGATTATTGCCAAGAAAAAAACTTTTAAATCATGAATAAAGCGGAAAATTTTATGAAACATATATTTTATTTACCCTCACCCTAAACTTTACACCCGGCGTAGCGCAGGCGCCATCACGCGGGGCGAGGAAGATTAAATGGTAGTTAAATTATTACCTAACACAGCGAAAGCCAACGCCAGGACCGGCATAAGAAACGTCAGGAACTGCGTAAATCGCATATTGCCCAGCATCTTCACCATTATCCCAATAGCCGCCACGAGCAATAGTTCTAACATCGTTCTTTTTTATCCAAAAATAATCATTATAATAGTTTGGATCTTTGTTTTCCCTGTCAGTTTTAACAGGAAAAGAATCAGCATCAACGCCGGCAATATAACCGCTTTCTGGCATTTCTTTGTCACCTATCTTGCCATCAATAATTGAGCCATCAATCCACTCCCAAACATTGCCAATCATGTCATAAACACCAGATGATGAAACGCAGTTCTTACCACTACCGGTTGGTCCGGGACTATCAGGCCAATTCTTTTTTACATTACAATCATCACCCTGCCAACCAGAATCAAGATCTGGTGTTCCCAATGAGGCCTGAAACCATTCCTTGCTAGTTGGTAAACGCTTTCCCGCTTTAGCACAAGCCATCACGGCTTGATTCTGGGAAATATTACGCCATGGCTGCTTGTCCACCTCTGACACGGCGGCACAATCCTTGTAATTTAAATTTATTCTGGTGTCTTGCTGATTAGCTGGATCACTATTCTGACAACCACTGCCTACTGATGCTTCATATTTATCAATACAAAAGCCCCCCGTTGGTGAAGTAATAAAAACCATATCAGCTGAACACGGACCAGTGCCAACATCCTTGCCGTTTCCAAAATAACCATCGCTCGCCTTAATTCCCAGAGTCGTCAAAGCCACCGCAATTATTGTTACAATAATCTCTTTTAAGCCAAGCAATCTTTTCTTTTTTAGGTTGATTGTTTTAAACATTTATCAAATATTAATTTGTCGGCACAAAACTTTTACCAATAATTACTACCACATCTTCTTCTTGTCCATCCACCGCTTCAACTATGGCCTTACGATCAATTAATGACTTAATTTCTTCTGCATATTTTACATCTCCCTTTTTATAGCGAATCAGGGTTGTTTCATAATTATAATTATCTGCATTGCCAACCTGAGCCGCTTCATATTTTTTTTGACCAATCAGCTCAACTACCTTATTAGCCATACCTGCTACACCACCGCCATTCAAAACTTTAATCAATAATTCACCATTGGCCTTGGGAATAATTTCATCAATCTCCTGAATCTCTTCCGAACTAGTCGCCTCCGACGTAAGCATCTCATTGCCACTAGACGCATTTTCAGCACTACTAGTTGCAATACTTCCCTCGCTGCTAGTGGCCATATCTTCCCCTGCAACCTCGTCCGTTTTATCAGTCTCACTAGAACTAGCGACCTCAATTGACGGCTCTGTTTGTCTCACTTGTTCAGCTGCTTTATTGTCTTGATATAATTTATTATAATCAACTCCTTGGCCCGACTTGCCAAAATAATACCAATAAACAAAACCAGCTGCCACAAATAAAAACACTAGAATAAAAATCACAAACTTTTTAAAACCGCTCCGTTTAACATTTTTCATAACTTCATCACTTCTCTCCATCGCTGTTTGCGAAGAAGCTCTTAAATTAACAACTTTTTTTTCATCCGCCGCGGCCTTGGCGAAGGATGACCTGTTTGCTAACGTAGCAACCGGACGCTTTTCAATCATCTTTTCAGTCACCACCCTATTTATTCTCTCATTTTTCGGAACTATACCATTTGCTAACTGCACAGAGCGAATTGAACGCTTGATATATGATTTAATGGAAAACACAATCAACAAGAACAAGAACAATAGACTGCCACCGATAATCAACAAAGGCTTTAAATAAATCACCCAAAAGTATACCGTCTGATCAATCGTTTCTCGCTCCTTACTGCCATAACTCAAAAGTAGTTGAGCTTTATAGCGCCCCATCTCTGTTAGGCTACCGCTGCCCTGCCAAGAAAAATCCCACGTTCTCGTATTACCTGGCAAGACATTGCCAAACTCGCTTTGATGATTTAAAGTTATAACCTCTTTAGTTTTTCCAAAAAAATCATAAACACGAATTTCACCCTGAGGTTGAATATGAACATTGCCCAAATTTTCAAATTTTACCTTAAAATCAACTTTTGGCTCAAAATAGAAATCTTTATTGGTGGAAAATTCTCGAATACGACCGTCTTCCTTTATATCACCACTCACACTTAATAAAATCAAAGACGACAACATTGAAGAAATTTTAACCACTGAGCCATCCAGTTTATCTCTTGGTGGCTTTGTTCCAATTAAAATCGCAGCATAATGTCCGCCAGGCTCAGCACTCTTGGGAACGTCAATCACAAAAGGAACATCCACACTTTTAAAGGCTGGTATTATTACCTTTTCGTCTTCCATTACAATCCAAGAACTTAAGCGCACTTTATCTTCTTTCTCTTTGTCATTTGGTGCTGGCAAAAACTCGACCGTTCCACCGTTGTCACCACTTTTAAAATCCAAAACCTGCGTATAAACCTCAACGTCCTCCGCGTTATTATTAACCACCTTAATCGAACTCTTCCAAATCTGGCCCGGATTAACATTATTCTTAATCATCGGCGGCGCAATCGACAAGGTCATCCCCTCAGCGTGCATTAGCATAGGGAAAAACATCAAGACTGCTATAATCAATACTTTTCTCAACATATATTTTAATTTTTAAGATTAATCACTCCGTCGTCATCATCCTCATCGTCTTCATAAATATCATTATCAGCTTGACGTCCATATTTCACATGTCGCGACTTTCTGAACAGCAAGAAAGTTAATAAGAAGGTTACTATAAATAATCCAATTCCAAAAATTATCAAATATTTAATTGGAAAAACCCAAAAATAAATCGTATCTTGTAAATCCCTTCTCATTTTATTGCCATACTCTGCTTCAAGTTTAGCCTTAAACTTACCAAAACCACCAGCGTCATTTGTCCATTGAATTTCAAATTGCGTGCTAGATCCTTTTTCAATTGCTGTACTTAGGGAATTAATACCCACCTGTCCCACTTGCTGATTTCGACGATTATAGATTAAAATTTCCCCAGACGGCGTCACTGGCACATTACCGTTATTTTTTATTTGTAAATCTAAAATTGCCGGATACTTAGTAAAAATATTTCTGCTGGCTGCAAATTTTTCCACCTGAGCCTTTTCTACAATCTGATCACCAACTTCAATATTTACCAAAATCTGTGAAGCAGCACTAACACCGACTTCAGCGATTGCCCTATTCGAACCTTCGGAAAAAGCAATCACGGAATGATAAACCCCTGGTGTAGCCGTTAAATTTACATCAATCTGTAAGGGAACTTCCACCTCTGCACCAGGATCCAGGCTGATTACACCCCGCTTAATTGATGTCCACTTTGTAATCGAAGTTTTCTGGTCAAGCTCTGAGGGAGTTAAAATCGCCCTACTGCCATCAGGTAAAATATCAAATAAAATCGCATACAACTCAATTTTGTTGGCTTTTTCATTTTTAATCTTAACGGTATATTTCAGAATATCCTTAGCCTTAGCTTTTTCATCAATAACTGACGGGCTAACCTTAATGCCATCAGCCTTAACCCCTATGGCGAAAAATAATAGAAATAAAATTGTTATAATTTGTATTTTTTTCATAAACTATGCCAAGAAAAAAAAGTAAACCGCCGATACAATCAGAAAGACGACTATAAAAACAACCAACAAAACCATACCCATGTGCGCTGTTGGCGATGTCCCCCTTCTTGCTTTTGAAATCTTTGCATTAGTGACACCAGCTCTTTGCATCGCCCCTCGAACAGCTCTATCTTTATAAAATTTAATAATAAAGAAAAAGATAAGCAGGGTAATTATCAAACTAATCAAAACTGGTCCGACAATCTTCCACGGGATAATCCAAAAATCTTTCTCAATATAAATACTTTGTTTGCCCTGACCACCATTTGAGGCTGATGTTCCATAGGATAACCCCAACTTGGCTGTATATTTTCCAAAGCCAAAGTCATCTTTCCAGTGTTCGGTAAATTTTCTTTTTGAGTTAGGCAAAACATTGCCACCACCATTGTTAACATCAATAATTTTCACCTCTTTGCCAAACATATTTTCAATTCTAATTTCCCCCAGAGGCTTTATATGGATATTGCCACTATTTTGAATTCTAATCGCAAACTCCACATCAAATGGTGTTCCATAAAAATCCTTATTAGTATTAAACTCTCGGACATCAGCTCGTTCATCAACTTCGCCTTTCACTTGTAATAAAACCAAAGAACCAGCCTGTTGGGCAATGGACATGCCAGCACCCTTATCTGGACTATTAACGTCAATTTTTGGTGCCTCGGAGCCAAAAAAGACACCACCATAATAGCCACCTGGACCAACATTGTCAGGCACTCTAATTACAAAAGAAACCGTCTTTTCTTCGCCGGGCTTAAAATCCATTCCCTGATCGGTAATCTCAATCCAAGAAGCAACAAAATTTCCCGTTTCCGTGCCAGGTTTAATTAAACGCGGCGTTCCAGACTCATCATCTTCGTTCGCTCTAAAGTCTTTCAAGTAAGCAAATAAAGTTTTTGGAATGTCAGAACTATTAGTCACTTTAATCTCTCTCTGTAAAACTTGCCCCGGTTCCACCAACTCCTCCACTCGTACTGGGCTAATTTTAATGCCAACTTCAGAGGCATTTTGCGCCTTAACAAAATCGGTCTGCAAAAATATTAACGATAAAAAACTGAGAAAAACTAATAAGAAATTGATTTTTTTCATGGTAATGAGACTAATCTACACTAACGAATTTAAACAAACGGCTATTGCAAATTATATTTAAAATTATTTATAAACAATTTAGTATTTACTGATTATATTATAACAAAAAAACGATAAAAAACAAAATCTCATAACTGGCAAGTAATTTACAATAGCTTTGCTTTATCAGATATAATGATTCCTTATTTTTACTCATCGAGAATTACATGCTTGTTAATTTGTATTATACTTGTCCATATCCTATAAT
Encoded proteins:
- a CDS encoding cohesin domain-containing protein; translated protein: MAILPWLGSPVSAAGATLFVSPSTGSYDLGKNFTVKVMINSGGGVGINAGEGSLKYDSSALLVTAVSKGSSIFNLWTTEPTYSNTAGTITFGGGSPSSYKGTAGEVFSVTFSTKKVGDTNVTFTSGTILAADGRGTNIFSGFGNAKFTIKEAAKKEEPKKEEPKKETPTTTGDNSGLLPPLPEISSKTHQETTIWYQNNKPEFIWKLLPDLVGINYVIDSKPTTDPGTTMESVIESKIFENTKDGEWYFHLKYKNKAGWSQPSHRKFMIDVTPPENFSITVDTGGDTTNPAPRLRFRTKDVASGIDHYTVKIDNKLEQVKPEEVDKGYYQLTPLEPGERKIEITAIDKANNIATSAAMFMIDPLRAPIISSIPKLITKAEDLVIQGTSFYPRVTVKIFIASGKNDPEEFTTKTDDSGNWSYFHNGRLAKGNYDIWAKIIDDRGAQSLNSSKNLLTLQAPSLVDQYGVWVIIVLLIIIMLLSLYIHYVKKKFFDEKTRIKSETTEVKMKLGKIFAALREEVDELMQMADKKPGLSESERRVKEKLQESLDISEEFINKEVEDVEKEIKLPKVMRQ
- a CDS encoding Hsp20/alpha crystallin family protein; this encodes MSFLDKLKVKVEEGHQDASGEVKTGQPKKASGFMQLSVDIFQTPTEVIVYAPIPGINISEVNITIENENDVVTIQGKRELPKLPEEETGEFVEKKYLRQECQWGPFYRQIILPQEVNVANVSAKFKKGVLILRLPLLRLQGGGRKKINVDLSSVEAEIIARSLRNGF
- a CDS encoding SUMF1/EgtB/PvdO family nonheme iron enzyme; translated protein: MSKIIKSLIISVVALFLVTIGIDAADHYDNFSESLVGRMVGNKSSDLCPVNMVFIATDKGGFCIDEYEASPGKDCPNQEVVNQLDSRDNVNRKECMADSLPDKKPWRFISQTQAMTACAKAGKRLPSNEEWYLASLGTPDLETQWSIDDCHVKNNWSEQPGLTGSGKNCVSAAGAYDMVGNVWEWVKEEINDGIYEGKKLPESGNIMSVDINGLSVETNQDKADANFNSDYFWIKNAGLRGMARGGYWDNGAGAGVYAMYLVSPPSFAGAGIGFRCVK
- a CDS encoding formylglycine-generating enzyme family protein — encoded protein: MFKTINLKKKRLLGLKEIIVTIIAVALTTLGIKASDGYFGNGKDVGTGPCSADMVFITSPTGGFCIDKYEASVGSGCQNSDPANQQDTRINLNYKDCAAVSEVDKQPWRNISQNQAVMACAKAGKRLPTSKEWFQASLGTPDLDSGWQGDDCNVKKNWPDSPGPTGSGKNCVSSSGVYDMIGNVWEWIDGSIIDGKIGDKEMPESGYIAGVDADSFPVKTDRENKDPNYYNDYFWIKKNDVRTIARGGYWDNGEDAGQYAIYAVPDVSYAGPGVGFRCVR
- a CDS encoding LytR C-terminal domain-containing protein, with translation MLRKVLIIAVLMFFPMLMHAEGMTLSIAPPMIKNNVNPGQIWKSSIKVVNNNAEDVEVYTQVLDFKSGDNGGTVEFLPAPNDKEKEDKVRLSSWIVMEDEKVIIPAFKSVDVPFVIDVPKSAEPGGHYAAILIGTKPPRDKLDGSVVKISSMLSSLILLSVSGDIKEDGRIREFSTNKDFYFEPKVDFKVKFENLGNVHIQPQGEIRVYDFFGKTKEVITLNHQSEFGNVLPGNTRTWDFSWQGSGSLTEMGRYKAQLLLSYGSKERETIDQTVYFWVIYLKPLLIIGGSLLFLFLLIVFSIKSYIKRSIRSVQLANGIVPKNERINRVVTEKMIEKRPVATLANRSSFAKAAADEKKVVNLRASSQTAMERSDEVMKNVKRSGFKKFVIFILVFLFVAAGFVYWYYFGKSGQGVDYNKLYQDNKAAEQVRQTEPSIEVASSSETDKTDEVAGEDMATSSEGSIATSSAENASSGNEMLTSEATSSEEIQEIDEIIPKANGELLIKVLNGGGVAGMANKVVELIGQKKYEAAQVGNADNYNYETTLIRYKKGDVKYAEEIKSLIDRKAIVEAVDGQEEDVVVIIGKSFVPTN
- a CDS encoding DUF916 domain-containing protein, yielding MKKINFLLVFLSFLSLIFLQTDFVKAQNASEVGIKISPVRVEELVEPGQVLQREIKVTNSSDIPKTLFAYLKDFRANEDDESGTPRLIKPGTETGNFVASWIEITDQGMDFKPGEEKTVSFVIRVPDNVGPGGYYGGVFFGSEAPKIDVNSPDKGAGMSIAQQAGSLVLLQVKGEVDERADVREFNTNKDFYGTPFDVEFAIRIQNSGNIHIKPLGEIRIENMFGKEVKIIDVNNGGGNVLPNSKRKFTEHWKDDFGFGKYTAKLGLSYGTSASNGGQGKQSIYIEKDFWIIPWKIVGPVLISLIITLLIFFFIIKFYKDRAVRGAMQRAGVTNAKISKARRGTSPTAHMGMVLLVVFIVVFLIVSAVYFFFLA